The DNA window CTCATGGGTATGGTGAATCAGCCCAGGAATGGAGCATGGGGGAAACAATCACCCTTACAATACACCACACATAGCGTGGAAGGGTCTTAAAATCAATTGGGCTCTTTATTTACTAGAAAGAAAAAATCAGTATCAAATGATCACTCCACAACAGGAAACTGTTATTCTAGTTCATGTGTTAAGTcaataataaaaatacaatattcaAAAGATGATAGGATCAGAGCTTAAATTTGTGTCTTCCCTGTTAAAGACTTTCCCCATCCTATATTGATAATCTCAGCATTTTAATAATCTCAGCATTTTAATCGGCAAAAAATTGGTAATAGCCCACATGTACGTTTGCAAGAATAATAGCATTATCTACTTCACTGATccttcttctttatttcataTGCCCTTTCCTGGCTCAAACACCATAACAACTGCGTTATTGTTCTAAGTTTGACATGAATGAGCACTGGGTGCCCTGGCTAATCCAAGTGAACAACTGTGCTGATTGATAATTGAGGTAATAACAACATATCGAGGTGGAATTTCAGGAGCAGCCAATTTAATGCATCTCAAATGAGTATTTAACCGACTACTGGAAAATCAACCATGGATAGAGATGAATCAAGTGAGAATTCAGACTAATATACCTTGATAAGTCCTGCCAAACAGTGCACATCAATGCCATCTGGCACCAAGCCCCTATTTAGTTCGTCCCTAACATACTCCTCCTGGCTGTTTCCTGCATTAATTCTGAATATCCCTTCTGCCTGCAAGCATGAATTAATTGAGAACAAAACGAATAGGGAATGAATCCTTAAAAATTCAATCAAGTCCAATAAATATCGAAAATCCTAACCAAGGAATGAAGGAACTATGATTGGTTTATCCCCCTCACATAAATAAgagaaatcaacaaaaaaaaaagaaagtattttcttgtttttctcaaCAATTACATAGCTTGGGATCAGCAAAAGGattagaagaaaaataaatgaaatgacaAGGCCAAATACCTGCAAACCTCCTTGAGCATACAAGCGATTTTGCATTAGCAAGAGTATTGTTGGCACACTGTGCCCTCTGGAGTCATATGACAACTGCATGGATTCTGTGGAAACTCCAAAAACAGTTGcactgcagaaaaataaagaaataaaaacaattcAAATTAACATGAAAGTAGAAATGTTGACACCTGGCTGGTTGAGTATCTGAACAAGAAATGGTAACCATGGTAATGAAGGATTGATGAGGAAATATACGAAAAGTTCTAGCTTTGGACCTTTTTTAAGGAtccaacataaacaaaaaaGTGATCTTGGTACTTGGTGGTAACTATTTTTCCCATTTTAGATTTACTCCCAATTTGTTCATGGCATTCCCCAGCAAAACATCACAAAAGAATAACCCACCAGTTAATTGCATAAAAGTTCATATAATGAAAAGAAACCCACATTCGTATTGCAAAAGAAATTCATCAAAACCCCACAATGTACCTAGCACTGGGAGCCCTTCTGGGCACTTCAGGCTCGAACTCCACAGGTAACCCCAAGAATCCATTGAACCTATCGAAGGTAACATGAGCCACATGACGCACATTCGTCGGGCACCCGATCTCCATGGCGCAAAGCTCCCTCCTGCCACTCTTGCAAACCGCCAAGGATTTCCTAAAGATGGTCACAAGAATAGCCAACAAAGAAAGGTGATCTCTGCTCTGCTTGTCTGTGTCGACCACCTCTTCTGGGTCACAAACAGTCAGCGTAGAATCCTCACCATCTGCAAGAAGAGAGCAAGAAGGGAACTGCGGGGGTATGCAGGTCAAGGAAGAAGGAGTAGTTGAAGATGAAATGGTGCTTGTAGACGAAGGAAAATGGGAAGGAGATTGGAGGACCTCGGTCATGGCTGGCAATGAAAACAACGTATTTTttgagaaataataataatacttttaatAAAACAGtccaaagaaaacaaagattTGATTATGTGGGGCAGAGAAGGtttcagagagagagatttaGAGGGTGGAGTTGGATTGAAGGAAGGGTTTGAGGACGTGAGAATCATTAACTTTGTGAATCTCCActttattaaaacaaaaaagaagaagaaatattgttttttttccccagaTAAAAAAAAGGGCAGGGAGAGAGAGGATTTGGTgggaaataataatattaatatgtgCCTTTTGTCAGTTTGTGGATACATACAAGATACAACAACTGTGCTGAAAAACAGGCCCCAAATAAAGCGTGAGAAGGATTTGTTAGTTTTCACAGTCAGTTGGGCTTCCGAGGCCTACCTATTTTGGGCCTTTGAAAGGAAAATTACAGAGATGGCTAAGTGGGTTGATCTTTACTAAGTGGGTTTTGTAGCTTAGTATTGTCATCTCTACAtagcgcatatatatatacacacccaaTGAATTAAAGTTAAGAATCTCCCACTTCCATTTTCATGaaaattagagagagaaatccaatccaaagactattatatatatatctgaagATGTTTCATTTATACGCATGGCATTCCTaccatttgataatacaagTCTTAaacttaattagttaattaattaactaagaGCTGCAATTGCGAAATATTTTCCTGATCAATCACATCGAGAAACACTGGATCAACGGTCAGATGGCTGTCCACGTGCATTTTAAACCCGTGGTCCCACCACCACATCCTCGCCTTGCCCATAAAGTCCACCTTAGCTTCAAGCACCATCTCCCTCTTAGCCACGTCGGCAAAGAATCGCGACGCGTGATTGGCTAGCTCCAGGCCGTCGAGACGAGCCGGGAGGCGGAGCATCTCGCAAGAACGAGGGTTTTGAGACCCGGCCTTGACCTCAGCGGAGCCGAGAAGGGAGCCGTCGTAGAAGATGGACATGGTGGTGGAGGAGTATTTGACGGGGACCATGTTGGGGTTGGTCACGTGCACGGTCAGCATGAGATCCGCGTCCACGACGGGGAGTTTGAGGTTGAAGGAGGTGAATTTGATTGAGATCAGATGGAAAGTAGGGTCCTTTGGCCTCGCGCTGAGGAGAGTGGTTGCCGCTAGAGCCGATGCCGCTCCGACAAAAGCAGAGGTCCAGCTCCATTTTGCCCTTCTGCTCATGGTGTGAATAGTTCAGTGATGCAGTGATTGGGTGGGTAGGTTATGGAAAAACATGAAGACTTGGGTCTTTTAGTCGGTGGTTACTAGTGGAGATGACGTAAATGTCCCAACTTGCGAGGCTAATTATGTAAAAAGCATATGGTTTCCTGTGATGCCGAAGACACGAGGGAGGAAGATGCCACATTCTAGGGGCTTGTCCATTATGCCTGACAACGAATGCTTTAGAGCCACGTGTACGTATCAAACAGTAGATTTGACTTTCAAATGTACTTTTACCCCCCCGTAAGCTTTAATCAGCTACTCTTGTTGATAATTTCACATGCAGAGTTTCAACACCAGGTCCAAGCTTAACATGGGTGCACGTCCTGTTTACAGAACATACCCTCAGAGTTCTTCGTGCAAGCCATTCAATTCCTCTCTTATTCCTTCTACTCACTTCATTATAAAAAGATGGAGAATGCAGTTTCTTCTTGTATCGTTCAAAAAGCAGCAAGATGAAGATGCATACAGCAGCAGCATTGGCACTATTCCTTGGCCTTTTCTTTGTGAACTTCACTGGTCAATGCTATGGTGCACTGGAGTATGGGTTCTACAACAGAAAATGTGGATTTCTCAATGTTGAGTCTATGGTGTCCAGGTTAGTAGCTGCAAATTTTAACCAGGACAAAACTACAGCTGCTGCTCTCCTTCGCTTGCAGTTCCATGATTGCTTTGTCAATGTAAGTTTCTGCCATTGACTTCTCTGCACAAAGTCTTTACTTCTTTTGGCGgtttaaattaattaacataGAGCTTGCTGATGTGAAATTTTAGGGATGTGATGCATCAATACTGCTAGATGGGAGCTCAAGTGAGAAAACTGCTCCTCCAAATCTAAGCGTGAGAGGATATGACATTATTGATGCAATAAAGACAACTTTGGAATTTATCTGTCCCGGAGTCGTATCTTGTGCTGATATCATCGTTATGGCTACCAGAGATGCTGTTTCCTTGGTGAGAATTAATCTATTTCTCTCCTGGATACGTTTTGTAGGATCCATGCTGATATATGTTTCGAATAATGCAGAGTCAAGGAGGGAGGTACGAAGTACAAACAGGGCGAAGGGATGGTTTGGTATCTCTAGCTTCCAATGTCAATCTCCCATCACCTGATTTCACAGTTTCTCAATCCATTAATGCATTTTCTCAGAAAAATCTTAGTCCAACAGACATGGTTTACCTTCTCGGTAATTGAATTTCTCTGTTTCTTTATGTTTCAGTCTATTTGTAATAACAACAGCTAACATTGTAGAGTCAAAAACCATGATGATGCAGGGGGTCACACTATTGGGATAGCACATTGTGCCTTCTTCCAGAATCGTCTCTATAATTTTAACAATACTGGGAAGCCTGATCCTACCATGCCTGCATCGCTACTTGCAGCGTTGATGAATACCTGTCCGCAGAATTCAGCAAGTTCCGGTTTTGCTAATCTCGACCAGAATCCTGCAAGTGCAAACA is part of the Tripterygium wilfordii isolate XIE 37 chromosome 7, ASM1340144v1, whole genome shotgun sequence genome and encodes:
- the LOC120001784 gene encoding peroxidase 60, with amino-acid sequence MKMHTAAALALFLGLFFVNFTGQCYGALEYGFYNRKCGFLNVESMVSRLVAANFNQDKTTAAALLRLQFHDCFVNGCDASILLDGSSSEKTAPPNLSVRGYDIIDAIKTTLEFICPGVVSCADIIVMATRDAVSLSQGGRYEVQTGRRDGLVSLASNVNLPSPDFTVSQSINAFSQKNLSPTDMVYLLGGHTIGIAHCAFFQNRLYNFNNTGKPDPTMPASLLAALMNTCPQNSASSGFANLDQNPASANIFDKSYYNQILSRRGVLEIDQELAQDPQTRGIVMAIASGNSFLTNFGNAMVKLGALEVLTGTQGEIRRSCRSVNS
- the LOC120002455 gene encoding uncharacterized protein LOC120002455 — translated: TIHTMSRRAKWSWTSAFVGAASALAATTLLSARPKDPTFHLISIKFTSFNLKLPVVDADLMLTVHVTNPNMVPVKYSSTTMSIFYDGSLLGSAEVKAGSQNPRSCEMLRLPARLDGLELANHASRFFADVAKREMVLEAKVDFMGKARMWWWDHGFKMHVDSHLTVDPVFLDVIDQENISQLQLLVN